In Fragaria vesca subsp. vesca linkage group LG1, FraVesHawaii_1.0, whole genome shotgun sequence, the sequence TGATCTCTGTCTGTTGTTGGAGCAGTAGTCCAGATTTGCTGCTTGAATGGAGCAGCTCACTCAACAATGGCAACCTGTCTCAGCGAAAGATCACTCAGGTCATCACAGGTGCTCAAACCTCGCATCACCTCAGTGAGTTGAGCCTTCAGCTGCAGCCCGGACTTTGCGTATAGCAAATGAAAACCCATGCTTGGTCGCCACCCGCCTATCCAAAGGAAGGCATGTTCCAGTGAGCTCTTCCATGGACGAGACAGCATGGTCAGTACGTTGTGCTCAGCCCATCTAGACTTTACCTCGTAGTAAGTCTCGTAATGCTTCAACACTATCTCTACCAGGACGCGTAACAACTCCGGATCGTCAGCTTGGCTGTGGTTGTGTTCGACGGCGATTCTGGTG encodes:
- the LOC101297784 gene encoding TGACG-sequence-specific DNA-binding protein TGA-2.1-like — translated: MKPTTVRTSSPEHNSSFGTFYEGWLSEQNQHLQRLTRIAVEHNHSQADDPELLRVLVEIVLKHYETYYEVKSRWAEHNVLTMLSRPWKSSLEHAFLWIGGWRPSMGFHLLYAKSGLQLKAQLTEVMRGLSTCDDLSDLSLRQVAIVE